A DNA window from bacterium contains the following coding sequences:
- a CDS encoding DUF86 domain-containing protein translates to MADDVLINKAAAIERCVARAREEYQRDPSTFATDFTRQDAAILNIQRACEAALDMGQHLIRRDRLGVPQSARDVFALLAGAGWIEPTLADSLKRMVGFRNIAVHDYQSLQLPITVNVITLHLDEFLRYSEALLKRDAATRKAR, encoded by the coding sequence ATGGCGGATGACGTGCTCATCAACAAGGCGGCAGCCATCGAGCGCTGCGTGGCGCGGGCCCGCGAGGAGTACCAGCGCGATCCCTCAACCTTCGCCACCGACTTCACGCGCCAGGACGCGGCCATCCTGAACATACAGCGAGCCTGCGAAGCCGCTCTCGATATGGGTCAGCACCTGATCCGACGCGATCGCCTCGGCGTGCCTCAGAGCGCGCGCGACGTGTTCGCCCTGCTCGCTGGGGCCGGCTGGATCGAGCCCACGCTGGCCGATTCACTCAAACGCATGGTGGGCTTCCGCAACATCGCGGTGCACGACTACCAGAGCCTGCAATTACCCATCACCGTCAACGTGATCACGCTTCACCTGGACGAGTTCTTGCGCTATTCCGAAGCTCTCTTGAAACGAGACGCTGCCACGCGGAAGGCTCGATAA
- a CDS encoding nucleotidyltransferase domain-containing protein, which translates to MIANDPIGDPRLADALLQKVRAALPDAMALYAFGSRVHGTSGPESDLDLAVLVESYADPVKLWELASELADLVSCEVDLLDMRAASTVMQYQILTTGNRLWAKDHRVGLFESFVLSEKTALDQARAGLLADIEREGKIHGG; encoded by the coding sequence ATGATTGCCAACGATCCAATAGGCGACCCTCGGCTTGCCGACGCGCTGTTACAAAAGGTGCGCGCGGCGCTGCCTGATGCCATGGCCCTCTACGCCTTTGGCAGCCGCGTGCACGGCACCTCGGGACCGGAAAGCGACTTGGACCTGGCGGTGCTGGTGGAGAGCTACGCCGACCCAGTGAAACTGTGGGAGCTCGCTAGCGAGCTTGCCGACCTGGTGAGCTGCGAGGTGGATCTGCTGGACATGCGGGCTGCCTCGACGGTGATGCAATACCAGATCCTCACGACGGGGAACCGGCTGTGGGCCAAGGACCACCGGGTGGGCCTGTTCGAGAGCTTCGTGCTCAGCGAGAAGACCGCCTTGGACCAGGCCCGGGCGGGATTGCTCGCCGACATCGAAAGAGAAGGCAAAATCCATGGCGGATGA
- the tsaD gene encoding tRNA (adenosine(37)-N6)-threonylcarbamoyltransferase complex transferase subunit TsaD, producing MATILAVETSCDETSVAVVKDGAEVLSNIIASQIDLHQLYGGVVPEVASRAHMEAIGATLETALTEANVAWSDVDAVATTFGPGLQGALLVGLMAAKGAAWARGIPLVGVHHLAAHIWANKMAHPDLPLPFLCLLVSGGHTSLVRVDGPEQFTTLGETRDDAAGEAYDKTARLLGLGYPGGPVIDKLAKEGNPSAYDFPRAWLDGAPDFSFSGLKTAVSRLLEKSNAAGMPISIPDVCASFQRAVVDVLVTKTIQAAEREGIEAIAVAGGVAANRELRERLSAEAEKRGWRFVAPPMSLCTDNAAMIAGLGYELFKRGRLSGMDLGAISRLPLEKLGVAAKQG from the coding sequence ATGGCCACCATTCTCGCGGTCGAGACCTCCTGCGACGAGACGTCGGTCGCCGTCGTCAAAGACGGGGCCGAGGTCCTCTCCAACATCATCGCCTCGCAGATCGACCTGCACCAGCTCTACGGGGGCGTCGTGCCCGAGGTCGCCTCGCGCGCCCACATGGAGGCGATCGGGGCGACCCTCGAGACGGCGCTTACCGAGGCGAATGTTGCGTGGAGCGACGTGGACGCGGTGGCCACCACCTTCGGACCGGGCCTGCAGGGCGCGCTGCTGGTGGGCCTGATGGCCGCCAAGGGCGCCGCCTGGGCCCGCGGGATCCCCCTGGTCGGCGTGCATCACCTGGCCGCCCACATCTGGGCCAACAAGATGGCCCACCCGGACCTGCCCCTGCCCTTTTTGTGCCTGCTGGTCTCGGGTGGTCACACCTCGCTGGTGCGGGTGGACGGCCCCGAGCAGTTCACGACCCTCGGCGAGACCCGCGACGACGCGGCAGGCGAGGCCTACGACAAGACCGCCCGCCTGCTGGGCCTCGGCTATCCCGGCGGGCCGGTCATCGACAAGCTCGCCAAGGAAGGCAACCCGAGCGCCTACGACTTCCCCCGGGCCTGGCTCGACGGGGCCCCGGACTTCTCGTTCAGCGGCCTCAAGACGGCCGTCAGCCGCCTGCTCGAGAAGAGCAACGCCGCCGGCATGCCCATCAGCATCCCGGACGTTTGCGCCTCGTTCCAGCGGGCGGTGGTGGACGTGCTCGTGACCAAGACGATCCAGGCCGCCGAGCGCGAGGGGATCGAGGCGATCGCGGTGGCGGGCGGGGTCGCGGCCAACCGTGAGCTGCGCGAGCGCCTATCGGCCGAGGCCGAGAAGCGCGGCTGGCGCTTCGTGGCGCCGCCCATGTCGCTTTGCACCGACAACGCCGCCATGATCGCGGGCCTCGGCTATGAACTCTTCAAGCGCGGGCGCCTCTCGGGGATGGACCTCGGCGCCATCTCGCGTCTGCCGCTCGAGAAGCTCGGAGTGGCGGCCAAGCAGGGGTAA
- a CDS encoding DUF697 domain-containing protein: MVSLPAPVQELWNVWREIEGKAGQPMTLGLVAAPGPERDHWRDALLIGSHDADRLVLIDADDQRPAAADLYLGLVTTSSSAIAREMPALTRLDASKLAIALVGIPDHLAATRQRELIHALSLEAEQVVPVASLKELAGPFARVLFDRFPELVIPLSRQFPIFRSEAAWQEIQATAKQNGVVGVIPIPGADMPLMTANQIKMVLRMAAMFDMPLGVDRARELLAVVGGGFGLRTAARQIAKFIPGPGWLLGGAIGYSGTLAMGKAALEYFRRSAPSHQVPVSRAIITVTDEHMTGSEGPV, encoded by the coding sequence ATGGTGTCGCTACCCGCACCCGTTCAGGAGCTCTGGAATGTCTGGCGGGAGATCGAAGGCAAAGCCGGCCAGCCCATGACCCTGGGCCTCGTGGCCGCCCCCGGACCCGAGCGCGACCACTGGCGCGACGCCCTGCTCATCGGCAGCCACGACGCCGACCGGCTCGTCTTAATCGACGCCGACGACCAGCGCCCCGCCGCCGCCGACCTTTACCTCGGGCTGGTGACGACGAGCAGCAGCGCGATCGCCCGCGAGATGCCGGCGCTGACGCGCCTGGATGCCTCCAAGCTCGCGATCGCCCTGGTCGGCATCCCCGACCACCTGGCGGCCACCCGCCAGCGGGAGCTGATCCACGCCCTCTCGCTCGAAGCCGAGCAGGTCGTGCCGGTCGCCTCGCTCAAGGAGCTCGCGGGGCCCTTCGCCCGGGTCCTCTTCGATCGCTTCCCCGAGCTCGTGATCCCGCTGTCGCGCCAGTTCCCCATCTTCCGCAGCGAGGCCGCCTGGCAGGAGATCCAGGCCACCGCCAAGCAGAACGGGGTGGTGGGAGTGATCCCGATCCCGGGCGCCGACATGCCCCTGATGACCGCCAACCAGATCAAGATGGTCCTGCGCATGGCCGCCATGTTCGACATGCCCCTCGGCGTCGATCGGGCCCGCGAGCTCCTGGCGGTGGTGGGCGGCGGCTTCGGCCTGCGCACGGCCGCGCGCCAGATCGCGAAGTTCATCCCGGGTCCCGGCTGGCTCCTGGGCGGCGCCATCGGCTACTCGGGCACCCTTGCGATGGGCAAGGCCGCGCTCGAGTACTTCCGCCGCAGCGCCCCCTCGCACCAGGTGCCGGTCTCGCGGGCGATCATCACGGTAACGGACGAGCACATGACCGGATCCGAGGGGCCGGTCTAA
- a CDS encoding bifunctional metallophosphatase/5'-nucleotidase: MRKLGVIGMVLAWTAATVPAWAAPVDLTILHTNDTHDHLLPYETRQGKDLGGIARRATLITQIKGNTERVLVLDAGDTFQGTPLFNFFSGEPDYLTMDQAGYDATTVGNHDLDNGLENLKKQAAGRRFKLISTNLLDPKTGKPIFVGTHVFERGGLKVGVFGVLGFNALGAVAKENQKDFKFVSPIKVAEETAAELRKRSDLVVMLSHSGLDEDTELAGKVKGIDVIVGGHSHTKLDQPREVMNGDWRTLVVQGFQWGEYVGKLDLKVDGGKVVAYEGKLMPVTKEIADDQTVAATVKAYNDKIAERMAVIIGSAPKGLSAEGKYKKDSELGNWTADVMRERGKAEIGIMNAGGLRAALQPGSITVGDVFTIFPFDNALVTIDVDGATLKGFIDKAAAIPGRAAQLQYSGVTFAVAGGKASDIRVNGTPLDTKRFYKVATIDYLAQGNDGYEAFANGKNYQATGKVLRDVIIEAITARPTLIPPATGRIRVAN, from the coding sequence GTGCGTAAACTCGGCGTAATCGGCATGGTGCTCGCGTGGACGGCCGCGACCGTCCCGGCATGGGCAGCCCCGGTCGATCTGACCATCCTGCACACCAACGACACCCACGACCACCTCTTGCCCTACGAGACCCGCCAGGGCAAGGACCTGGGGGGCATCGCGCGACGCGCCACCCTCATCACCCAGATCAAGGGCAATACCGAGCGCGTGCTCGTGCTCGACGCCGGCGACACCTTCCAGGGCACCCCCCTCTTCAACTTCTTCTCCGGCGAGCCCGACTACCTCACCATGGATCAGGCGGGCTACGACGCGACCACCGTGGGCAACCACGACCTGGACAACGGCCTGGAGAACCTCAAGAAGCAGGCCGCCGGCCGCCGCTTCAAGCTGATCTCGACCAACCTGCTCGACCCCAAGACCGGCAAGCCCATCTTCGTGGGCACCCACGTCTTCGAGCGCGGCGGCCTCAAGGTCGGCGTCTTCGGGGTGCTCGGCTTCAACGCCCTGGGCGCGGTCGCCAAGGAGAACCAGAAGGACTTCAAGTTCGTCTCGCCGATCAAGGTCGCCGAGGAGACCGCCGCCGAGCTGCGCAAGCGCTCGGATCTGGTCGTGATGCTCTCGCACAGCGGCCTGGACGAGGACACCGAGCTTGCCGGCAAGGTCAAGGGCATCGACGTGATCGTCGGCGGCCACTCGCACACCAAGCTCGACCAGCCCCGCGAGGTCATGAACGGCGACTGGCGCACGCTGGTGGTCCAGGGCTTCCAGTGGGGCGAGTACGTGGGCAAGCTCGATCTCAAGGTCGACGGCGGCAAGGTCGTCGCCTACGAGGGCAAGCTCATGCCCGTGACCAAGGAGATCGCCGACGACCAGACGGTCGCCGCCACCGTCAAGGCCTACAACGACAAGATCGCCGAGCGGATGGCGGTCATCATCGGCTCGGCCCCCAAGGGCCTCTCGGCCGAGGGCAAGTACAAGAAGGACAGCGAGCTCGGCAACTGGACCGCCGACGTCATGCGCGAGCGCGGCAAGGCCGAGATCGGCATCATGAACGCCGGCGGCCTGCGGGCGGCCCTGCAGCCCGGCTCCATCACGGTCGGCGACGTCTTCACCATCTTCCCCTTCGACAACGCCTTGGTGACCATCGACGTGGACGGAGCCACTCTCAAGGGCTTCATCGACAAGGCCGCCGCCATCCCCGGCCGCGCGGCCCAGCTCCAGTACTCGGGTGTCACCTTCGCGGTGGCGGGCGGCAAGGCCTCGGACATCCGGGTCAACGGCACCCCGCTCGATACCAAGCGCTTCTACAAGGTCGCGACCATCGACTACCTGGCCCAGGGCAACGACGGCTACGAGGCCTTCGCCAATGGTAAGAACTACCAGGCCACCGGCAAGGTGCTGCGTGACGTGATCATCGAGGCCATCACGGCGCGCCCCACGCTCATCCCGCCCGCTACCGGCCGGATCCGGGTCGCCAACTAA
- a CDS encoding glucosaminidase domain-containing protein, translating to MAIQGADTFQTNNYRTLLGRLHQAVAAPSSAPPAPEAGLGQDTFVRAGGGTYTVQEGDSLSKIARKLLGDGNRWPELFAANRGTLQDPNRIFPGQVLTIPGKAAEPVAAQAQPAAPAEPSQPATPAPKAVYGAFTAMLSSMHDMVAWLYGPKPEAKPEAKPEAKPDSNLASVTTEQLKQLGATDKDAFFDVLRPAAEAAEEKYGVPAAVTLAQAALESGWGKSAIGGYNVFGIKGKGPAGTTSVNTSEYENGRYIRIDANFAKYHNFEQAIEEHAKVLLRPYYTKAMEQYKRDKDPKAFATNITGIYATDPNYDDKLISIMNTYELA from the coding sequence ATGGCGATTCAGGGAGCGGATACGTTCCAGACCAACAATTACCGCACCCTGCTCGGTCGCTTGCACCAGGCCGTGGCGGCCCCTTCGAGCGCGCCCCCCGCCCCCGAGGCAGGCCTCGGCCAGGACACCTTCGTCCGCGCGGGCGGTGGCACCTATACGGTCCAGGAGGGCGATAGCCTCTCGAAGATCGCCCGCAAGCTCCTCGGCGATGGCAACCGCTGGCCCGAGCTCTTCGCCGCTAACCGCGGGACCCTCCAGGACCCGAACCGTATCTTCCCCGGCCAGGTGCTGACCATCCCCGGCAAGGCCGCCGAGCCCGTCGCGGCCCAGGCGCAGCCTGCTGCCCCCGCTGAGCCTTCCCAGCCTGCCACCCCCGCCCCCAAGGCCGTCTACGGCGCCTTCACCGCCATGCTCTCGTCGATGCACGACATGGTCGCCTGGCTCTACGGGCCCAAGCCCGAGGCCAAGCCTGAAGCGAAGCCCGAGGCCAAGCCCGATAGCAACCTCGCCTCGGTCACGACCGAGCAGCTCAAGCAGCTGGGAGCGACCGACAAGGACGCGTTCTTCGACGTCCTGCGCCCGGCCGCCGAAGCCGCCGAAGAGAAGTACGGCGTGCCTGCCGCGGTCACCCTCGCCCAGGCAGCCCTCGAGTCGGGCTGGGGCAAGTCTGCCATCGGCGGCTATAACGTCTTCGGCATCAAGGGCAAGGGCCCCGCCGGCACCACCTCGGTCAACACCTCGGAGTACGAGAACGGCCGCTACATCCGGATCGACGCCAACTTCGCCAAGTACCACAACTTCGAGCAGGCGATCGAGGAGCACGCCAAGGTCCTCCTGCGCCCCTACTACACCAAGGCCATGGAGCAGTACAAGAGGGACAAGGACCCCAAGGCGTTCGCCACCAACATCACCGGGATCTACGCCACGGACCCCAACTACGACGACAAGCTGATCTCGATCATGAACACCTACGAGCTGGCCTAG
- a CDS encoding tRNA threonylcarbamoyladenosine dehydratase, which translates to MRQELAERTHILVGDPGLERLRNAHVLVAGVGGVGGSCVEALGRAGVGTLTLIDMDVVASSNCNRQVVALTSSVGRSKVEVMAERLRDINPDIKLNLIQERISPSEAANFLPDDVDVVLDCIDALTSKVGLIKAAQDRGVFVVSSMGAGARVDPTRVKVTDLLETYGCPMATAMRKLCRKNGIAPGVRAVFSDEPALPHIEREWVPGAGPQKTVNGTISYMPGTFGFFVASEGIRYLLGDVIPPRTVIGAPPLRRKAKAR; encoded by the coding sequence ATGAGGCAGGAACTAGCGGAACGCACCCACATCCTGGTGGGCGACCCCGGGCTGGAGCGGCTGCGCAACGCGCACGTCCTAGTCGCGGGCGTCGGCGGGGTGGGGGGCTCGTGCGTGGAGGCCCTGGGCCGCGCGGGCGTCGGCACCCTGACCCTGATCGACATGGACGTGGTCGCCTCTTCCAACTGCAACCGCCAGGTGGTCGCCCTCACCTCCAGCGTCGGGCGCTCCAAGGTCGAGGTGATGGCCGAGCGCCTGCGCGACATCAACCCGGACATCAAGCTGAACCTCATCCAGGAACGGATCTCGCCGAGTGAGGCCGCCAACTTCCTGCCCGACGACGTGGACGTGGTCCTCGACTGCATCGACGCCCTCACTTCCAAGGTGGGCCTCATCAAGGCCGCCCAGGACCGCGGCGTGTTCGTGGTGTCGAGCATGGGCGCCGGCGCGCGGGTGGACCCGACCCGGGTGAAGGTCACCGACCTTCTTGAGACCTACGGCTGCCCCATGGCCACCGCCATGCGCAAGCTCTGCCGCAAGAACGGGATCGCCCCGGGGGTGCGGGCGGTCTTCTCGGACGAGCCCGCCCTGCCCCACATCGAGCGCGAGTGGGTGCCCGGCGCCGGCCCCCAGAAGACTGTGAACGGCACCATCAGCTACATGCCAGGGACCTTCGGGTTCTTCGTCGCGTCCGAGGGGATCCGCTACCTCTTGGGCGACGTGATCCCGCCCCGGACCGTGATTGGAGCCCCTCCCCTGCGGCGCAAGGCCAAGGCTCGCTAA
- a CDS encoding TatD family hydrolase has product MGHLDSHCHFDDTAFDPDRLEVAARACEKGLSSLVVPGVTVAEFERPALSVPGLALHYAAGLHPVFDHPPDALSRLEAALQTGRFVAVGETGLDKRFMKETSEALCAAQLDLAEAFGLPLILHVVHVHEPMLALLKGRPGLKGVVHAFSGSQEVAKRYLSLGFKLGLGGIGTWPSAQKLHKAIASCPKDGYVLETDAPDLSPETWRGRRNEPSALLDVAEAIARLRGETTEEVLACSDATGRELFGIT; this is encoded by the coding sequence ATGGGCCACCTGGACTCGCACTGCCACTTCGACGACACCGCCTTCGACCCCGACCGGCTCGAAGTCGCCGCGCGTGCCTGCGAAAAAGGCCTCTCGTCGCTGGTGGTGCCGGGGGTGACGGTCGCCGAGTTCGAGCGCCCGGCCCTCTCGGTCCCGGGCCTCGCGCTCCACTACGCCGCAGGCCTGCACCCGGTCTTCGACCATCCTCCCGACGCGCTTTCGCGCCTGGAGGCAGCCCTCCAAACGGGCCGCTTCGTCGCGGTGGGAGAGACCGGGCTCGACAAGCGCTTCATGAAAGAGACGAGCGAGGCCCTCTGCGCGGCCCAGCTCGATCTGGCCGAGGCCTTCGGGCTGCCACTCATCCTGCACGTGGTCCACGTCCACGAGCCCATGCTCGCCCTGCTCAAGGGGCGGCCGGGGCTCAAGGGGGTGGTGCATGCCTTCTCGGGCTCGCAGGAAGTGGCCAAGCGCTACCTGAGTCTCGGCTTCAAGCTGGGCCTGGGGGGGATCGGCACCTGGCCCAGCGCCCAGAAGCTGCACAAGGCGATCGCAAGCTGTCCCAAGGACGGCTACGTGCTCGAAACCGACGCCCCCGACCTCTCGCCCGAGACGTGGCGGGGACGACGCAACGAGCCGAGCGCGCTCTTGGACGTGGCCGAGGCGATCGCACGGCTCAGAGGGGAAACAACGGAAGAAGTCCTGGCCTGCTCGGACGCCACCGGGCGGGAATTGTTCGGCATCACGTAG
- a CDS encoding STN domain-containing protein yields the protein MRAIPAILAILSLVLCLGHGRAQANTLTPDGGLFPKRDSLFIQATDLPLREALMLICDKGGYNVALASDVGRTKVDLNLRGVTLDEAFTSLLLANGLSYKKTGKTLIIRPDQE from the coding sequence ATGCGCGCGATCCCTGCGATCCTGGCCATCTTGAGCCTCGTCCTCTGCCTCGGCCATGGCCGCGCGCAAGCCAACACCCTGACGCCGGACGGGGGCCTCTTCCCCAAGCGCGACAGCCTCTTCATCCAGGCCACCGACCTGCCTCTGCGCGAGGCCCTCATGCTGATCTGCGACAAGGGCGGCTACAACGTGGCGCTCGCGAGCGACGTCGGGCGCACCAAGGTCGATCTGAACCTGCGCGGGGTCACCCTCGACGAGGCCTTCACCAGCCTGCTCTTGGCCAACGGTCTCTCCTACAAGAAGACCGGAAAGACCCTCATCATCCGCCCCGACCAGGAGTAG